A single genomic interval of Electrophorus electricus isolate fEleEle1 chromosome 2, fEleEle1.pri, whole genome shotgun sequence harbors:
- the casp10 gene encoding caspase-8 codes for MEQVEFQRILLRVQELLSPAEVLDLTLLCSDLLKQDLGSVTAGRDLFSLLQNRGLLTSYDPSLLIELLQIIKRSSLVRDLRLKMHPQLPGTRISPYRRLLYELQENMSSDDLKNFKFLLIETLPRKKLQQDMTMLQLFLEMEKINFLDADNLDNLEKLIGDICPRLNKLISQFKTEHGAGVIAQETKLRSNSGSLDLSVTIEAVQPESYIQNGDATHASHIQSAPAKEELLPPSFFSPSPPAQMLPSLPTFSGDAARDVEGQMDNLSLRQRCSQVQRPSAESTAEEMSPSCPDQRNQKDLPKLEEYNMKGDWRGFCLIINNYKFSCPNLKDRHGTDKDEKRLVGVFQWLGFETQTVQDCNRTQMLQELEQLRTRDHSQADCVVCCVLTHGYNGGIHGVDGSKVALRELMGPLSGHCCPLLSQKPKLFFIQACQGTKHQEVVFLHSDGLDDSSSINVGISCDAAVPSNSIPSHADFLMALATVPLYTSYRDKVKGTWFIQSLCDSLLQMVPRGVDLLSILTHVNNEVSKKTDPYGTKKQIPQPGFTLRKRVVFPVPKHPPTL; via the exons ATGGAACAG GTGGAGTTCCAGAGGATTTTGCTGAGGGTGCAGGAGTTGCTCAGCCCGGCCGAGGTGCTCGATCTGACGTTGCTCTGCTCCGATCTGCTCAAGCAGGACCTCGGCAGTGTGACGGCAGGCAGAGATCTGTTCTCTCTGCTGCAGAACCGTGGTCTGCTCACCTCATACGACCCCTCCCTGCTCATAGAGCTGCTGCAGATCATCAAACGCTCCAGCCTGGTCCGAGACCTGCGCTTAAAGATGCATCCACAGCTGCCAGGCACTCGGATCTCCCCTTACAG ACGGCTTTTGTATGAGTTGCAGGAAAACATGTCAAGTGATGATCTAAAGAATTTTAAATTCCTGTTGATTGAGACTCTACCTCGCAAAAAATTGCAGCAAGACATG ACAATGCTACAGTTGTTtctggagatggagaagatCAATTTCCTGGATGCTGATAACCTGGACAATTTAGAGAAACTCATTGGAGACATCTGTCCCCGGTTAAACAAGTTAATCAGTCAGTTTAAAACAGAGCATG GTGCTGGTGTCATTGCTCAGGAGACGAAATTGAGAAGCAACAGTGGCTCTTTGGACCTTTCAGTAACCATTGAAGCAGttcag CCTGAATCTTATATCCAAAACGGGGACGCCACTCACGCTTCACACATTCAGAGTGCACCTGCCAAGGAAGAGCTACTACCCCCCTCGTTTTTCTCTCCATCCCCACCTGCTCAG ATGCTGCCCTCGCTGCCCACTTTCTCAG GCGACGCTGCAAGAGATGTGGAGGGCCAGATGGACAACCTGAGTCTCAGACAACGCTGCAGCCAGG TGCAAAGACCGTCTGCGGAGTCCACAGCTGAGGAAATGAGCCCGAGTTGTCCGGACCAAAGGAACCAAAAAGACTTACCG AAATTGGAAGAGTACAACATGAAAGGAGACTGGAGAGGATTTTGTCTGATCATCAACAACTACAAATTCTCTTGCCCCAACTTAAAAGACAGACACGGGACTGACAAAGATGAGA AGAGGTTAGTGGGTGTGTTTCAGTGGCTGGGCTTTGAGACACAGAcggtgcaagactgcaacaggacgCAGAtgctgcaggagctggagcagctgcgTACTCGCGACCACTCCCAGGCCGACTGCGTGGTCTGCTGCGTGCTAACCCATGGCTACAACGGCGGCATCCACGGGGTAGATGGGAGCAAGGTTGCGCTGAGGGAGCTGATGGGGCCTCTGTCCGGCCACTGTTGCCCCCTGCTGAGCCAGAAGcccaaacttttttttatccAGGCCTGCCAGGGCACCAAACACCAGGAGGTGGTTTTCCTGCATTCAGATGGCCTAGACGACAGCTCCAGCATAAACGTGGGCATCTCCTGCGATGCAGCCGTGCCGAGTAACTCCATACCATCCCATGCTGACTTCTTGATGGCTTTGGCAACAGTCCCACTCTATACCTCATACAGAGATAAAGTGAAGGGGACCTGGTTCATACAGTCATTGTGTGACAGCCTGCTTCAGATGGTGCCAAG gggTGTTGATCTGCTGTCCATCCTGACTCATGTGAACAACGAGGTCAGCAAAAAAACAGACCCTTATGGGACCAAGAAGCAAATTCCACAGCCAGGATTCACTCTGCGAAAGAGAGTTGTTTTCCCTGTTCCAAAACACCCCCCAACCCTTTAA
- the prkra gene encoding interferon-inducible double-stranded RNA-dependent protein kinase activator A homolog isoform X1: MAESHLGLAYQHVPPDKTPVQVLHEYGTKTGSQPAYTVERADGEAHQPSFVLRVTVGDITCTGQGTSKKAAKHEAAEAALKLLQLNAENSPPDQRLENGGGSDSNDQRNPVGVLQELAMRRAWRLPEYVVCMEAGPDHKKEFTVICRLETLTETGIGNSKKNAKKVAAEKMLEKLQSLSGSPEITWNPKPRVYLESLRSSKLEKISLLRRNPLSIPNTDYVQMILELSEEHGFEVTYFDIDELTVNGQYQCLAELSTTPLTVCHGTGISCSNAHNDAAHNALQYIRIMTATK; this comes from the exons ATGGCTGAATCTCA TTTAGGTTTGGCATATCAGCATGTCCCCCCTGACAAAACACCAGTTCAGGTGCTTCACGAGTATGGGACTAAAACCGGCAGCCAACCGGCGTACACCGTCGAGCGGGCGGACGGAGAGGCGCATCAGCCGTCGTTCGTGCTCAGGGTTACGGTCGGAGACATCACCTGTACAG GGCAGGGGACCAGTAAAAAAGCTGCCAAACATGAGGCTGCAGAAGCTGCGTTGAAACTACTGCAGTTAAACGCTGAAAATAG CCCTCCGGATCAGAGGCTTGAAAATGGTGGCGGATCTGACTCGAACGACCAGCGTAATCCTGTGGGAGTACTGCAG GAGCTAGCAATGCGGAGAGCTTGGCGTCTGCCAgaatatgtagtatgtatggaAGCAGGTCCAGATCATAAGAAAGAATTCACAGTTATCTGCAGATTAGAGACACTCACTGAGACAG GTATAGGGAATTCTAAAAAGAATGCGAAGAAAGTAGCAGCAGAAAAAATGTTGGAAAAGCTACAAAGTCTCTCAGGGTCTCCAGAGATTACGTGG AATCCAAAGCCGCGTGTGTACCTGGAGAGTTTGAGGAGCTCAAAGCTGGAGAAGATTTCTTTACTGAGGAGGAACCCCCTCAGTATCCCAAACACAGACTATGTGCAGATGATTCTGGAACTCTCTGAGGAACACGGCTTTGAGGTCACATACTTTGACATTG ATGAGCTTACGGTAAATGGGCAGTACCAGTGTTTGGCGGAGCTCTCAACCACACCGCTCACTGTGTGTCACGGCACGGGAATCTCCTGCAGCAATGCACACAACGATGCAGCTCACAATGCCCTGCAGTACATCAGGATCATGACCGCCACCAAATAA
- the prkra gene encoding interferon-inducible double-stranded RNA-dependent protein kinase activator A homolog isoform X2 — protein MAESHLGLAYQHVPPDKTPVQVLHEYGTKTGSQPAYTVERADGEAHQPSFVLRVTVGDITCTGQGTSKKAAKHEAAEAALKLLQLNAENSPPDQRLENGGGSDSNDQRNPVGVLQVMCGIGNSKKNAKKVAAEKMLEKLQSLSGSPEITWNPKPRVYLESLRSSKLEKISLLRRNPLSIPNTDYVQMILELSEEHGFEVTYFDIDELTVNGQYQCLAELSTTPLTVCHGTGISCSNAHNDAAHNALQYIRIMTATK, from the exons ATGGCTGAATCTCA TTTAGGTTTGGCATATCAGCATGTCCCCCCTGACAAAACACCAGTTCAGGTGCTTCACGAGTATGGGACTAAAACCGGCAGCCAACCGGCGTACACCGTCGAGCGGGCGGACGGAGAGGCGCATCAGCCGTCGTTCGTGCTCAGGGTTACGGTCGGAGACATCACCTGTACAG GGCAGGGGACCAGTAAAAAAGCTGCCAAACATGAGGCTGCAGAAGCTGCGTTGAAACTACTGCAGTTAAACGCTGAAAATAG CCCTCCGGATCAGAGGCTTGAAAATGGTGGCGGATCTGACTCGAACGACCAGCGTAATCCTGTGGGAGTACTGCAG gttATGTGTG GTATAGGGAATTCTAAAAAGAATGCGAAGAAAGTAGCAGCAGAAAAAATGTTGGAAAAGCTACAAAGTCTCTCAGGGTCTCCAGAGATTACGTGG AATCCAAAGCCGCGTGTGTACCTGGAGAGTTTGAGGAGCTCAAAGCTGGAGAAGATTTCTTTACTGAGGAGGAACCCCCTCAGTATCCCAAACACAGACTATGTGCAGATGATTCTGGAACTCTCTGAGGAACACGGCTTTGAGGTCACATACTTTGACATTG ATGAGCTTACGGTAAATGGGCAGTACCAGTGTTTGGCGGAGCTCTCAACCACACCGCTCACTGTGTGTCACGGCACGGGAATCTCCTGCAGCAATGCACACAACGATGCAGCTCACAATGCCCTGCAGTACATCAGGATCATGACCGCCACCAAATAA